One genomic segment of Komagataella phaffii GS115 chromosome 4, complete sequence includes these proteins:
- a CDS encoding Component of the spliceosome complex involved in pre-mRNA splicing, whose protein sequence is MSRNSEKANSLLNRYHRQKNVLPVTGDARPKRVQSVKDLRVAEKFRLLCVQEISQKISRINDVSLNDYQIRDLNDELNKLTKERFAWEYHIKELGGPNYILNSNKAMSSVNVDSSGYRYFGRAKDLPDVKQMLEARKKHKTEQETQIQVAKDKKLRLRLLEESKEKLPLSYFGVVNTTVEETSHTDAQGQDEELLEYESRLTTERRRKLNVQFSGASTRSDDEVSLLHLKIPESSAIEKYIIQKKKEKLLSSL, encoded by the coding sequence ATGTCCAGGAATTCAGAGAAGGCAAACTCCCTTCTTAACAGGTACCATAGACAGAAAAATGTTCTTCCTGTCACAGGAGATGCTAGGCCAAAAAGAGTGCAGTCTGTGAAAGACTTGCGAGTAGCAGAAAAATTTCGATTATTGTGTGTCCAGGAGATTTCGCAGAAGATATCGAGAATCAATGACGTCTCTCTCAATGATTATCAGATACGTGATTTAAATGATGAATTGAACAAATTGACGAAAGAAAGATTTGCCTGGGAGTATCACATCAAGGAATTGGGTGGGCCAAATTACATCCTGAATTCCAACAAAGCCATGAGCAGCGTTAATGTTGACTCAAGTGGGTACAGGTATTTTGGACGAGCTAAAGATCTTCCCGATGTTAAACAGATGCTGGAGGCAAGGAAGAAACATAAAACTGAACAAGAAACACAGATACAAGTAGCAAAAGATAAAAAACTGCGTTTACGTCTTTTAGAAGagtcaaaagaaaaactacCTCTATCCTACTTCGGAGTGGTGAACACAACAGTTGAAGAGACAAGTCACACTGATGCACAGGGCCAGGACGAAGAACTCCTGGAATACGAAAGCAGACTAACAACTGAACGCAGGCGGAAACTGAACGTTCAATTTAGTGGCGCTTCTACAAGATCTGACGACGAAGTTTCCCTTCTACACCTTAAAATACCGGAGAGTTCAGCAATTGAGAAATACATTAtacaaaaaaagaaggaaaagcTCCTATCCAGTCTTTAG
- a CDS encoding Component of the SPS plasma membrane amino acid sensor system (Ssy1p-Ptr3p-Ssy5p): MDQDDLFPNRGSSSSSTLPDSTSLRSVDTELVKEVLEATDPVDLNHVDKLHFTNLFGMHLKQDQREFASDFEKFNKETLMEERLRSKVSKVLSSQQKSNHRLRVVGSSDTWDQKSDSNSFKTIPLNETEWNENVPIDLEKNFETIQDDVSSVEKGFIPVSRRNFVSEWYHKPKRYDIQRKLKTRNLLNIALGGTIGVGILLSSGKGFSIAGPLGCLIGFMITGMVVLATMLSFCEMVTLLPLCGGVSGVASRFVDDAFGFALGIGYWFSYTIGLPTEIIAATIMLSYYEHLHVPGPSTSAWVVFFIVVIVSINLCDVRVYGEVEYFSTIIKVLALLVLIIFMVVLNAGGVAPSHEYIGFRYWDSSKTNRTEFISNGPFRPTFDLADKGLGSFNGIGGNLGRFCSVLVACVLAAYSYVGTEIVLIAGGESQNPRKAIPAATKVIYWRIIFFYMLAIFVIGLNINSGDPRLLRFYTDGGAPADSQEQQDIQSVMDRNNGNNCHFTLLKWGGFSNGNQSPWIIALQSAGLCSFAAVLNAFLIYFALTAGSSQLYASSRTLYYLSIQGKVPKVFGICSKRGVPYISVLFTGSFSTLAFFAVEQNTVVVFSRYLSICASAGLIVWTGMCLSFIRFYYGLQLRPDIITRNDDNYPYRSPFQPYLAYFGFCMGSILVLSSGFVVFLNGHWSTTFFFTSYGSLILLFVCYFGYKILRRTSIQRLDQLDLDSGRREIDRIIWEEEKDYTVTVKGWIRFIIKKFVY, from the coding sequence ATGGATCAAGATGATCTTTTCCCGAATCGTGGTAGCTCCTCATCTAGCACCCTACCCGATAGTACCAGCTTGCGGTCAGTAGATACTGAGCTGGTGAAAGAAGTCCTGGAGGCAACTGATCCAGTCGATCTAAATCATGTCGATAAACTGCACTTCACCAATTTATTTGGTATGCACCTAAAGCAAGATCAGAGAGAGTTTGCAAGcgactttgaaaagtttaatAAGGAGACTTTGATGGAGGAGCGTTTGCGTTCCAAAGTGTCGAAAGTTTTAAGCTCTCAACAGAAATCCAATCATCGACTTCGTGTCGTTGGATCGTCTGACACCTGGGACCAGAAGTCTGACTCAAACTCGTTCAAGACCATACCGTTGAATGAAACCGAATGGAACGAGAATGTTCCTATCgacttggaaaagaactTTGAGACTATTCAGGATGATGTCTCGTCTGTGGAGAAAGGATTCATTCCAGTGTCCAGAAGGAACTTTGTATCAGAGTGGTACCATAAGCCGAAAAGATACGATATTCAACGAAAGCTGAAAACCCGAAACTTGCTTAACATTGCCCTCGGCGGAACTATAGGAGTTGGtatccttctttcttctggaaaggGCTTTAGTATTGCAGGTCCTCTGGGATGTTTAATTGGTTTCATGATTACGGGAATGGTTGTATTAGCAACGATGTTATCCTTCTGTGAAATGGTTACGCTATTACCTCTATGTGGTGGTGTGAGTGGCGTGGCTTCTCGTTTTGTAGACGATGCCTTTGGGTTTGCTTTAGGCATTGGTTACTGGTTTTCATACACAATAGGACTTCCAACGGAGATCATTGCGGCTACGATTATGCTAAGTTATTACGAACATCTTCATGTCCCTGGACCATCCACTTCAGCCTGGGTTGTGTTTTTCATTGTGGTCATTGTGTCAATAAATCTTTGTGATGTTAGAGTCTACGGCGAAGTTGAATACTTTTCAACCATTATAAAAGTGTTAGCATTGCTGGTGTTGATCATTTTCATGGTAGTCCTCAATGCTGGAGGCGTTGCACCAAGCCACGAATACATTGGTTTTCGGTATTGGGATTCTTCCAAAACGAATAGAACAGAGTTCATATCGAATGGGCCGTTTCGACCTACTTTTGACTTGGCAGATAAGGGTCTGGGGTCGTTCAATGGAATTGGAGGGAACTTGGGTAGATTCTGCTCTGTTCTTGTAGCTTGCGTACTGGCAGCATATTCATATGTTGGGACTGAAATTGTGTTGATCGCAGGAGGAGAAAGTCAAAATCCACGTAAAGCTATCCCAGCTGCAACTAAAGTCATATATTGGAGAATTATATTTTTTTACATGCTGGCAATATTCGTCATTGGACTGAACATCAACTCAGGAGATCCTCGGTTACTTAGGTTTTATACCGATGGGGGTGCTCCAGCGGACTCACAGGAACAACAAGATATACAATCAGTGATGGACAGGAACAATGGAAACAATTGCCATTTTACATTATTGAAATGGGGAGGATTTTCGAATGGTAACCAATCTCCATGGATTATCGCTCTACAGAGTGCGGGATTATGCAGTTTTGCAGCCGTCTTAAATGCGTTTTTAATATACTTTGCACTCACAGCAGGATCATCTCAGTTGTATGCGTCATCCCGAACTCTTTACTACCTATCAATTCAAGGAAAGGTACCGAAAGTCTTTGGAATCTGCTCAAAAAGAGGTGTTCCGTATATTAGCGTTCTATTTACAGGATCATTCTCCACCTTAGCATTTTTTGCTGTGGAGCAAAACACTGTGGTAGTTTTTTCAAGGTACCTAAGTATCTGCGCATCAGCGGGACTAATTGTGTGGACTGGCATGTGCCTTTCATTTATTCGTTTTTACTATGGGTTACAGCTGAGACCCGACATCATAACCAGAAACGATGACAACTACCCATACAGATCACCATTTCAACCGTATCTGGCCTATTTTGGATTCTGTATGGGGTCAATTCTGGTACTATCTTCTGGCTTCGTGGTGTTCCTTAACGGTCACTGGTCCActactttctttttcaccAGTTATGGATCATTAATACTGCTGTTCGTTTGTTATTTTGGATACAAAATATTGCGGAGAACCTCAATTCAAAGGCTAGACCAACTTGATTTAGATTCTGGTCGGAGAGAAATTGACCGAATTATTtgggaagaagaaaaagactaTACGGTAACCGTGAAGGGATGGATACGGTTtattatcaaaaaatttgTCTACTAA